The Acinetobacter pittii genome contains a region encoding:
- a CDS encoding YnfA family protein yields the protein MLIDSLAITRILSVFGLFIITAIAEILGCYFPYLILKEGKSAWLWIPTALSLAIFVWLLTLHPAASGRIYAAYGGIYIFTALMWLRFVDQVGLTRWDLLGGLIVLCGASLIILQPQGLIR from the coding sequence ATGTTAATTGATAGTCTTGCTATAACCCGAATACTCAGTGTATTCGGGTTATTTATTATCACAGCAATTGCTGAAATTCTGGGTTGTTATTTTCCTTATCTGATTTTAAAAGAAGGTAAGTCAGCTTGGTTGTGGATACCTACAGCCTTAAGTCTAGCTATCTTTGTATGGCTACTGACCTTACATCCAGCAGCTTCTGGGCGCATTTATGCTGCATATGGTGGTATCTATATTTTTACTGCGCTTATGTGGCTACGCTTTGTTGATCAGGTCGGGTTAACCAGATGGGATCTATTAGGTGGTCTAATTGTACTTTGTGGAGCGAGCTTAATTATTTTGCAGCCTCAAGGGTTGATTCGCTAA
- a CDS encoding PadR family transcriptional regulator yields the protein MSLPHVLLTSLLERPSTGFELARRFDRSMGFFWNATHQQIYRELNNMLKKGWVSTLENEMDNGRKKTYQVEQLGRIELASWMTQQSEPAQLRDDLMVRLRAEAQLSNNQILPELLRHLGLHQEKLKLYQSIYDKDFKDSDDLNDRVLYIHKMILELGITMESEWIKWLEQVIPQLKRFAQDNSSGE from the coding sequence ATGTCACTTCCTCATGTTTTATTGACCAGCTTGCTTGAACGTCCAAGTACAGGGTTTGAACTTGCCCGTCGCTTTGACCGCTCAATGGGCTTTTTCTGGAATGCCACTCACCAGCAAATTTATCGTGAACTCAACAACATGCTTAAAAAGGGCTGGGTTTCTACTTTAGAAAATGAAATGGATAATGGCCGAAAAAAAACATATCAGGTCGAACAACTAGGTCGTATAGAACTGGCTTCATGGATGACGCAACAAAGTGAACCTGCGCAGCTTCGTGATGATTTAATGGTTAGATTGCGTGCAGAAGCACAATTGAGCAATAATCAGATATTACCTGAACTGTTAAGGCATCTTGGTTTACATCAAGAGAAGCTCAAACTTTATCAAAGTATTTATGATAAAGATTTTAAAGACAGTGATGATCTAAATGACCGTGTGTTATACATCCACAAAATGATCTTAGAACTTGGAATTACGATGGAAAGTGAATGGATCAAATGGTTGGAACAAGTCATCCCTCAATTAAAACGCTTTGCCCAAGATAACTCATCTGGAGAATAG
- a CDS encoding internalin codes for MANKKLLICAAIAAGLLLTACVKKETPKEEEQEKVETAVSEPKPAEPAKFESLESVQTEEAQTQEPPQVEVHREETANTTTEIRRETRPAQPDQGSQTTVSEQPKVEPKPKPEPKPEPKTEPKPEKVQSKPAKPAEPSQTEDDAVAAAIAAATPALKN; via the coding sequence ATGGCAAATAAAAAACTTTTAATCTGTGCTGCAATTGCTGCTGGACTATTGTTAACCGCATGTGTCAAAAAAGAAACACCTAAAGAAGAAGAGCAAGAAAAGGTTGAAACTGCTGTTTCAGAACCTAAACCTGCTGAACCTGCAAAATTTGAGTCTTTAGAAAGTGTGCAAACTGAAGAAGCTCAAACTCAGGAACCACCGCAAGTTGAAGTTCACCGCGAAGAAACAGCGAATACGACAACTGAAATTCGCCGTGAAACTCGCCCTGCCCAACCTGATCAAGGTTCACAAACAACAGTTTCTGAGCAACCTAAAGTAGAGCCGAAACCAAAACCTGAACCTAAGCCTGAGCCAAAAACAGAGCCAAAACCTGAAAAGGTTCAGTCAAAACCAGCTAAGCCTGCTGAACCATCTCAAACTGAAGATGATGCTGTTGCCGCTGCAATTGCTGCTGCTACCCCAGCGCTTAAAAACTAA
- a CDS encoding SGNH/GDSL hydrolase family protein: MWLKLSTLALLPVLFVQGTKVRKNTPRLLEASGERQGIVGKGRPLSLLILGDSAAAGVGVETQKEALSGAIISELQDQYSIRWKLHAKTGDTTKQVFQAVQHLEQQNYDVVVTSIGVNDVTKLTSASSWIKQQKQLFQYIQARFQPKLIIVSGVPPMQHFPALPNPLAWLFGKYAEQMNQVLDKWLESQNQFKFIQYDIEHFQAMNLPMASDGFHPSKEIYAIWGQQVAALVRQSFNS; encoded by the coding sequence ATGTGGTTAAAGCTTTCAACTCTAGCATTGCTTCCTGTACTGTTTGTACAAGGAACAAAGGTTCGTAAGAACACACCACGCTTGCTAGAAGCCAGTGGTGAGAGACAAGGCATCGTTGGCAAGGGAAGACCTCTATCATTACTTATTTTAGGAGACTCTGCCGCAGCAGGTGTTGGGGTAGAAACCCAAAAAGAGGCTTTATCTGGTGCAATTATTTCTGAGTTGCAAGATCAATATTCGATACGCTGGAAACTGCATGCAAAAACAGGTGATACAACTAAGCAGGTTTTTCAAGCAGTACAGCATTTAGAGCAACAAAATTACGATGTGGTGGTTACGTCGATTGGTGTTAATGATGTCACGAAACTAACCTCAGCAAGTTCATGGATAAAACAACAAAAACAATTATTTCAATATATACAGGCACGTTTTCAGCCTAAGCTCATTATTGTTTCTGGTGTTCCGCCAATGCAGCATTTCCCAGCGTTACCAAATCCATTGGCTTGGTTGTTTGGAAAATATGCGGAACAAATGAATCAGGTACTAGATAAATGGTTAGAATCACAAAACCAATTTAAGTTCATTCAATATGATATTGAGCATTTTCAAGCGATGAATCTGCCTATGGCAAGTGATGGTTTTCATCCGAGCAAGGAAATTTATGCAATTTGGGGACAACAGGTTGCAGCCTTAGTGCGGCAATCATTTAACTCATAA
- a CDS encoding YheT family hydrolase has protein sequence MGISTLNKIKAFGSELFDSVLGAEQPKIYYDPNGKIKDILEKLPQLKQKYRPTPWLSNNHVHLLYFDIIRKKTIKLEYDRIDQLTMKDGGVTAIAWYGYDLPPDTPTVVIMHTITGTPESMRELVKDIHHYTGWRIALCLRRGHAGLPMPVPQISLFGSTSDLKEQLVHIQNLFPKSDLYAIGSSAGTGLLVRYLGEQGADTPFKAAFAMCPGYNTEIGFKNVHPFYSKMMTKKLFKYFIHPYQNTWNQLSSIEKVLATTSLEEFEKEYFEMAGFEDYQSYCQAINPIYVFENVKIPLMILNAEDDPVCSIKNLEPYKETIQQMSNIAVITTKKGSHCGFYEGWKSTSWAAKLISNYFMVEHKQ, from the coding sequence ATGGGCATATCTACTTTAAATAAAATTAAAGCTTTCGGTTCAGAATTGTTCGATTCGGTATTAGGTGCTGAACAGCCAAAAATCTATTATGACCCCAATGGGAAAATAAAAGATATTTTAGAGAAATTGCCCCAGCTCAAGCAAAAATATCGGCCCACACCGTGGTTAAGCAACAATCACGTTCATCTTTTATATTTTGATATTATTAGAAAAAAAACCATTAAGCTTGAATATGATCGTATTGATCAGCTCACCATGAAAGATGGTGGCGTAACTGCGATCGCGTGGTATGGCTATGATCTTCCTCCAGATACTCCAACAGTTGTCATTATGCATACCATTACAGGGACACCTGAAAGTATGCGTGAACTTGTGAAAGATATACATCACTATACAGGATGGAGAATAGCTCTATGCTTACGCCGTGGGCATGCTGGCTTACCTATGCCTGTACCACAGATTTCTCTTTTTGGGTCAACAAGCGATCTTAAAGAGCAACTTGTACACATTCAAAACTTGTTTCCAAAATCAGATTTATATGCCATAGGTTCCTCTGCGGGAACCGGCTTGTTGGTTCGTTATTTGGGTGAGCAAGGCGCTGATACACCCTTTAAAGCTGCTTTTGCAATGTGTCCAGGTTACAACACGGAGATTGGCTTTAAAAATGTTCATCCGTTTTATAGCAAAATGATGACCAAAAAGTTATTTAAATATTTTATTCATCCTTATCAAAATACATGGAACCAACTTTCTTCTATAGAAAAAGTTCTAGCGACCACAAGTCTGGAAGAATTTGAAAAAGAATATTTTGAAATGGCTGGCTTTGAGGACTATCAAAGTTATTGCCAAGCCATTAATCCAATTTATGTATTTGAGAATGTCAAAATTCCATTAATGATTCTTAATGCTGAGGATGATCCTGTCTGTTCTATTAAAAATTTGGAACCATACAAAGAAACGATTCAGCAAATGAGTAATATTGCGGTAATCACCACAAAAAAGGGAAGTCATTGTGGCTTTTACGAAGGTTGGAAAAGTACCTCATGGGCTGCCAAATTAATTTCAAATTATTTTATGGTCGAACATAAACAATAA
- the fadH gene encoding NADPH-dependent 2,4-dienoyl-CoA reductase — protein sequence MSAYPHLLKPLDLGFTTLKNRVLMGSMHIGLEEAPQGYERMAAFYAERAKGDVGLIVTGGVSPNDDGVVFSHGTKLDTVEEAEKHKVITQAVHEAGGKIAMQILHTGRYSYQANNVAPSAIQAPINPIKPKALSSAEVQQTIDDFANCAKLAQYAGYDGVEIMGSEGYLINEFIAARTNHRDDEWGGSYENRIRFPIEIVKRTRELVGENFIIIYRLSMLDLVEGGSSFDEVVQLAKEIEKAGATIINTGIGWHEARIPTIATKVPRAAFTWVTEKLKGEVSIPLITSNRINTPEMAEHVLASGHADMVSMARPMLADAEFVLKASEGRSDEINTCIGCNQACLDHIFSMKVATCLVNPRACYETELIFKEAQVKKNIAVIGAGPAGLSFAVYAADRGHQIKVYEASHQIGGQFNIAKTVPGKEEFYETLRYFSRQIELRPNIELVLNHQATYEELSQANFDEIVVATGVTPRQLQFEGIDHPKVLSYLQVLKERVPVGQRVAIIGAGGIGFDTAEYLTHEGESGSLNPEKFYEEWGIDTQYEHVGGLKQPKVEASEREIYLLQRKTAAVGAGLGKTTGWIHRTGLKNRQVKMFAGVQYDKVDDQGLHIAIDGKPSVLEVDHVVICAGQESLTAMYDQLKTDGKNVHLIGGAKEAGELDAKRAIRQGAELAAIL from the coding sequence ATGTCAGCTTATCCACATTTATTAAAGCCCCTTGATTTAGGCTTTACTACTTTAAAAAATCGTGTGCTTATGGGGTCTATGCACATTGGGTTGGAAGAAGCACCGCAAGGCTATGAACGCATGGCTGCGTTTTATGCTGAGCGTGCAAAAGGTGATGTGGGACTGATTGTAACTGGTGGTGTTTCTCCAAATGATGATGGTGTTGTGTTTAGCCACGGGACCAAACTAGATACAGTTGAAGAGGCTGAAAAACATAAAGTAATTACCCAAGCTGTGCATGAAGCTGGGGGCAAAATTGCTATGCAGATTTTGCATACGGGGCGTTATTCTTATCAGGCAAATAACGTTGCACCTTCAGCAATTCAAGCACCGATTAACCCGATTAAGCCTAAAGCTTTAAGTTCTGCCGAAGTGCAACAAACGATTGATGACTTTGCCAACTGTGCCAAACTTGCTCAATATGCGGGCTATGATGGCGTGGAAATCATGGGTTCTGAAGGTTATTTAATTAATGAGTTTATTGCAGCTCGTACGAATCACCGTGATGATGAATGGGGCGGTAGTTATGAAAATCGTATTCGCTTTCCTATCGAAATTGTAAAGCGTACACGTGAATTAGTGGGTGAAAACTTTATCATCATTTATCGTTTATCTATGCTTGATTTAGTTGAAGGTGGCTCAAGTTTTGATGAAGTAGTTCAGCTGGCAAAAGAAATTGAAAAAGCTGGTGCAACAATTATCAATACTGGTATTGGTTGGCATGAGGCGCGTATTCCGACTATTGCAACTAAAGTCCCTCGTGCTGCATTTACTTGGGTGACTGAAAAGCTCAAAGGTGAAGTTTCTATTCCTTTAATTACTTCTAACCGAATCAATACGCCTGAAATGGCTGAGCATGTATTGGCATCGGGTCATGCTGATATGGTGTCTATGGCACGACCAATGTTAGCTGATGCTGAATTTGTCTTGAAGGCAAGTGAAGGTCGTAGTGATGAAATTAATACGTGTATTGGATGCAACCAAGCTTGTTTAGATCATATTTTCTCAATGAAAGTTGCAACTTGTTTAGTCAACCCTCGTGCGTGTTATGAAACTGAGCTGATTTTTAAAGAAGCCCAGGTGAAAAAGAATATCGCTGTGATTGGCGCAGGTCCAGCAGGCTTAAGTTTTGCGGTATATGCAGCTGATCGCGGGCATCAAATTAAAGTGTATGAGGCAAGTCATCAAATTGGTGGTCAGTTTAATATCGCAAAAACAGTTCCTGGAAAAGAAGAATTCTACGAAACTTTACGCTACTTTAGCCGTCAAATTGAATTGCGACCAAATATTGAACTTGTACTAAATCATCAAGCGACTTATGAAGAATTAAGCCAAGCAAATTTTGATGAAATTGTGGTTGCAACAGGCGTAACACCTCGTCAATTACAGTTTGAGGGAATTGATCATCCTAAAGTGCTGAGCTATTTACAAGTTCTAAAAGAGCGTGTGCCAGTAGGACAACGTGTTGCCATTATTGGTGCAGGTGGTATTGGTTTCGACACAGCTGAATATCTTACTCATGAAGGTGAAAGTGGCAGTTTAAATCCAGAAAAGTTCTATGAAGAATGGGGAATCGATACTCAATATGAGCATGTTGGTGGTTTAAAACAACCAAAAGTTGAGGCATCTGAACGAGAAATTTATTTACTGCAACGTAAAACTGCTGCTGTAGGCGCTGGTTTAGGTAAAACAACAGGCTGGATTCATCGTACAGGGCTTAAAAACCGTCAGGTCAAAATGTTTGCAGGAGTGCAATATGACAAAGTAGATGACCAAGGTTTACATATAGCTATAGATGGAAAACCAAGTGTACTTGAGGTCGATCATGTCGTGATTTGTGCGGGTCAAGAGTCATTAACTGCAATGTATGATCAATTAAAAACAGATGGAAAAAATGTTCATTTAATTGGCGGGGCCAAAGAGGCGGGTGAACTAGATGCAAAACGTGCAATACGCCAAGGTGCTGAATTAGCAGCGATACTATAA
- a CDS encoding metal-dependent hydrolase, which translates to MNTVSNRVPASFPVRRMDYNFENTPRYWCNNEPTFTHYFTGLSTLFPEGESYFVRSVRALRAQAKSNELLDREISAFIGQEAMHSKEHHAFHVSAQQYGLDPQSLEKVTGIVLKTIEKVFSKKWNLLVTVGLEHYTAVLVVSMMESVNELMTDSTIRNLWLWHSIEETEHKAVAFDLYQHLYGNGLSAYLPRITVFTLSLFLITGFSTIYQFILMKRDRQLLNFKSWGKFFSFANKQYRTLIPKFFDYYRFDFHPNQTDEKDLVASTKIKIGLKDPNLLLS; encoded by the coding sequence ATGAATACTGTATCAAACCGTGTGCCTGCCTCATTTCCAGTCCGTCGTATGGACTATAATTTTGAAAATACACCTCGTTACTGGTGTAATAACGAACCAACTTTCACACATTATTTTACGGGCTTGTCTACGTTGTTTCCTGAAGGTGAATCATATTTCGTTCGCTCAGTTAGAGCTTTACGCGCACAAGCAAAGTCAAATGAACTTCTAGATCGGGAAATCAGTGCTTTTATTGGCCAAGAAGCTATGCACTCTAAAGAACATCATGCTTTTCATGTAAGTGCACAGCAATATGGATTAGATCCTCAGTCTTTAGAAAAAGTAACTGGCATCGTTTTAAAAACGATTGAAAAAGTTTTTAGTAAAAAATGGAATTTGCTTGTAACAGTAGGTCTAGAACACTACACAGCAGTACTTGTGGTTAGCATGATGGAATCTGTTAATGAGTTAATGACAGACTCAACTATTCGTAATTTGTGGCTATGGCACAGTATTGAAGAAACAGAACATAAAGCTGTTGCCTTTGATCTCTATCAACATTTATATGGAAACGGCTTAAGTGCTTACCTTCCGCGCATTACAGTCTTTACTTTAAGTCTATTTTTAATTACGGGCTTTTCAACAATTTATCAATTTATTTTAATGAAGCGTGATCGCCAACTCCTCAATTTCAAATCTTGGGGTAAGTTCTTTAGTTTTGCTAATAAACAATATAGAACATTAATCCCTAAATTTTTTGATTATTATCGCTTTGATTTTCATCCCAACCAAACAGATGAAAAAGACCTCGTTGCCAGCACAAAAATCAAAATTGGACTAAAAGATCCCAATTTACTTTTATCTTGA
- a CDS encoding nuclear transport factor 2 family protein → MTLEITKQSLEKWHEMVQAGNLSDLNDLLADEVVFRSPVAYKPYEGKQIVFFILTNVIQVFEDFTYHREFYTEDGENVVLEFSANVSGKSLKGIDMIHFNDQGKIIDFEVMIRPMSGLAALAEQMGIRIAKFQPQ, encoded by the coding sequence ATGACACTCGAAATAACAAAACAGTCTTTAGAAAAATGGCATGAAATGGTTCAGGCTGGTAACTTGTCTGATCTAAATGACTTGCTGGCGGATGAAGTGGTTTTTCGCTCACCAGTTGCCTACAAACCTTATGAAGGAAAGCAGATTGTTTTCTTCATTCTTACCAATGTGATTCAGGTGTTCGAAGACTTTACTTATCATCGTGAGTTCTACACAGAAGACGGTGAAAATGTAGTGCTTGAGTTCAGTGCTAATGTCAGTGGTAAGTCATTAAAAGGTATTGATATGATCCATTTTAATGACCAAGGCAAAATTATTGATTTTGAAGTAATGATTCGTCCAATGAGTGGTTTAGCGGCATTGGCTGAACAAATGGGTATAAGAATTGCTAAGTTTCAACCTCAATAA
- a CDS encoding 3-deoxy-7-phosphoheptulonate synthase produces MNALNTLLTQTNTKETPVSLPIQLKAKYPLAHTFACQIAEHRQIIQNILNGNDQRLMVITGPCSIHDPVAVLEYAEKLQKLQEKVKDQIFIVMRTYIEKPRTTVGWKGFMYDPNLDGSSNLQLGLEKSRELYLQIIEKGLPIASEILSPMATGYFDDLLAWGAIGARTSESQIHREISSHMPYSIGFKNGTDGSIQIALDAIQSAQNEHQFLGMNQQGLPSVIQSAGNPLPHLILRGANHGPNYDLASIQAIREKYKQNLPALVIDCSHGNSGKDPLRQPEVLQQIVAERLKTQVRGVMIESHLVDGNQKISCDMTYGQSVTDGCLGWEKTEQLLLSVSEQLKAKELAHSA; encoded by the coding sequence ATGAATGCCCTAAATACTTTACTGACTCAAACGAATACAAAAGAAACACCAGTTAGTTTACCTATCCAGTTAAAAGCGAAATATCCGCTTGCACACACTTTCGCATGTCAAATTGCCGAACACCGCCAAATTATTCAAAATATTCTTAACGGCAACGATCAACGTCTAATGGTAATTACAGGGCCTTGTTCAATTCATGATCCCGTTGCAGTACTTGAATACGCTGAAAAACTGCAAAAATTACAAGAAAAAGTTAAAGATCAGATTTTTATCGTGATGCGTACATACATTGAAAAACCACGTACCACTGTTGGTTGGAAGGGGTTCATGTATGATCCAAATTTAGATGGTTCATCAAATTTACAACTTGGTTTAGAAAAGTCTCGTGAACTGTACCTACAAATTATTGAAAAGGGTTTGCCAATTGCGAGTGAAATTTTAAGCCCAATGGCAACTGGCTATTTTGATGATTTATTGGCTTGGGGGGCAATTGGTGCTCGTACAAGCGAATCTCAGATTCACCGTGAGATCTCAAGTCATATGCCATATAGTATTGGGTTCAAGAATGGTACTGATGGTTCTATTCAGATTGCATTAGATGCGATTCAGTCCGCGCAAAATGAACATCAATTTTTAGGAATGAATCAACAAGGCTTGCCTTCAGTGATTCAGAGTGCTGGAAACCCATTACCGCACTTGATCTTGCGTGGTGCGAATCATGGGCCAAATTACGATTTAGCTTCAATTCAGGCGATACGCGAAAAGTACAAACAAAATCTACCGGCACTGGTGATTGATTGTAGTCATGGTAACAGTGGGAAAGATCCGTTGCGTCAGCCAGAAGTTTTACAGCAAATCGTTGCTGAACGTTTAAAAACACAAGTTCGAGGTGTCATGATTGAAAGTCATTTGGTTGATGGTAACCAAAAGATTTCTTGTGATATGACTTATGGTCAGTCAGTAACTGATGGTTGTTTAGGGTGGGAAAAAACAGAGCAGCTTTTGTTAAGTGTCTCGGAGCAATTAAAAGCAAAAGAATTAGCTCATTCCGCTTAA
- a CDS encoding alpha/beta fold hydrolase, producing MPYYTMPDRENLFVRRVGRGEPVLVLSGLGMQSWQWLPFIYANRKEYEFIIPDWRGFGGSKNCAIPEQDAISSHWQDVAHLIDQLKLNNFILMGYSMGATTAMHGMKHAQLAQQLKAYLHIDQTPKISVDSTWEYGLFGPLHTQFKQLLNDIYQLLLKHKNAKYLYELSFPDRQDLVRLWVDFIELQSSNPFSPLVFKTALKQPFLQKYLLPIQRLDYLFWYVENYLYHNEDYREAIQQLACPTTFFIGRNSTLYPETGQTLIAHSVEHAKAIYFERSGHTPLLTEPKKFGHEINTFLSELKHAS from the coding sequence ATGCCGTATTACACCATGCCCGATCGGGAAAATTTATTTGTACGCCGTGTTGGTCGTGGTGAGCCTGTTTTGGTTTTATCTGGCCTTGGCATGCAAAGTTGGCAGTGGCTCCCGTTTATTTATGCAAACCGCAAAGAATATGAGTTTATTATTCCAGACTGGCGTGGTTTCGGTGGGTCAAAAAATTGTGCAATTCCCGAGCAAGATGCCATTTCTAGCCATTGGCAAGATGTTGCTCATTTAATAGATCAATTAAAACTTAATAACTTTATCTTGATGGGTTATTCAATGGGCGCGACAACCGCCATGCATGGCATGAAACACGCTCAACTGGCACAGCAGTTAAAAGCCTATTTACATATTGATCAGACACCAAAAATATCAGTAGATTCAACTTGGGAATATGGTTTATTCGGCCCTCTTCACACCCAGTTCAAACAACTATTAAATGATATTTATCAATTATTGCTAAAGCATAAAAACGCCAAATATCTTTATGAGCTATCATTTCCAGATCGACAAGATCTAGTCCGTCTATGGGTAGATTTTATTGAATTACAAAGTAGCAATCCATTTAGTCCGCTAGTTTTTAAAACAGCTTTAAAACAGCCTTTTCTACAAAAATATTTATTACCTATTCAACGTTTGGATTACTTGTTTTGGTATGTCGAAAATTATCTTTATCACAATGAAGATTATCGAGAAGCAATTCAGCAGTTAGCATGTCCTACCACTTTCTTTATTGGTCGTAATTCGACACTTTATCCAGAAACTGGGCAAACGCTGATTGCACATAGTGTTGAGCATGCAAAAGCTATATACTTTGAACGTTCAGGCCATACACCTTTATTAACCGAGCCTAAAAAGTTTGGACATGAAATCAATACATTCCTATCCGAACTCAAACATGCTTCTTAA
- the pyrG gene encoding CTP synthase, whose amino-acid sequence MTHFIFVTGGVVSSLGKGISAASVAALLEARGLKVTMVKMDPYINVDPGTMSPFQHGEVFVTEDGAETDLDLGYYERFLRRAKMTKLNNFTSGRVYQDVLNKERRGDYLGGTVQVIPHITDNIKERVLRAGEGYDVAIVEIGGTVGDIESLPFMESVRQLMVELGHKRTMLMHLTLLPYIKSAAELKTKPTQHSVKELLSIGIQPDILICRTEYDVDVDTKRKIALFTNVEARAVVVCKDAKTIYQIPRTFYEQNVDDLICERFGFNDLPEANLEDWDNVVEALLNPEYTLRVAMVGKYVELPDAYKSVNEALLHAGIKNRVKVQIDYVNAEELESQDVSILSTADAILVPGGFGERGTEGKMKAIQYARESKIPFLGICLGMQLAVIEYARHVAGMPEASSTEFNRSTKYPLIGLITEWLDERGELQQRSLESDLGGTMRLGAQKSELVEGTKTREVYGKAEITERHRHRYEMNNRFIEAIEQAGMKISGYSSAQHLVETVEIPEHPWFIAVQFHPEFTSSPRDGHPLFASFIDAAKTQHQKSK is encoded by the coding sequence ATGACCCATTTTATTTTTGTCACTGGTGGTGTAGTTTCATCGCTAGGTAAAGGTATTTCTGCTGCTTCAGTTGCTGCACTTTTGGAAGCCCGTGGCTTAAAAGTCACAATGGTTAAAATGGATCCCTACATTAATGTCGATCCAGGGACAATGAGCCCTTTCCAACATGGTGAAGTTTTTGTCACAGAGGATGGTGCCGAAACTGATCTAGACTTGGGTTATTACGAACGTTTCTTACGTCGTGCGAAAATGACCAAACTTAATAACTTTACCAGTGGTCGTGTATATCAGGACGTTTTAAATAAAGAACGTCGTGGTGACTATCTTGGTGGCACAGTTCAAGTTATTCCACATATTACTGACAACATTAAAGAACGCGTACTTCGCGCAGGTGAAGGCTACGATGTTGCTATCGTAGAAATTGGCGGTACGGTAGGTGATATCGAATCATTACCGTTTATGGAGTCAGTTCGTCAGTTAATGGTTGAGCTTGGTCATAAAAGAACCATGCTTATGCATTTAACTTTGTTGCCATATATCAAATCTGCAGCAGAGCTTAAGACAAAACCAACTCAACACTCTGTAAAAGAGTTGCTTTCGATTGGTATTCAACCAGATATTCTTATCTGTCGTACTGAATATGATGTGGATGTTGATACTAAACGCAAAATTGCATTGTTCACTAACGTAGAAGCGCGTGCTGTAGTGGTATGTAAAGATGCGAAAACGATTTATCAAATTCCGCGTACATTCTATGAACAAAACGTTGATGACTTGATCTGTGAGCGTTTTGGGTTTAATGATCTTCCAGAAGCAAATTTAGAAGATTGGGATAATGTAGTCGAAGCATTGCTTAATCCTGAATACACTTTACGTGTAGCTATGGTTGGTAAATATGTTGAATTACCAGATGCTTATAAGTCTGTAAATGAAGCGTTATTACATGCAGGTATTAAAAATCGCGTAAAAGTACAAATTGATTATGTCAACGCTGAAGAACTTGAAAGCCAAGACGTATCTATTTTAAGTACAGCTGACGCAATTTTAGTTCCAGGCGGTTTTGGTGAACGTGGTACTGAAGGCAAAATGAAAGCTATTCAATACGCACGTGAAAGCAAAATCCCATTCTTGGGTATTTGTTTAGGCATGCAATTGGCTGTTATTGAATACGCTCGCCATGTTGCAGGTATGCCAGAAGCTTCTTCAACAGAATTTAACCGCTCTACAAAATATCCACTCATTGGTTTAATTACTGAATGGTTAGATGAGCGCGGTGAATTACAACAACGTAGCCTTGAGTCTGACTTAGGTGGAACAATGCGTTTAGGTGCACAAAAATCTGAATTGGTTGAAGGCACAAAAACACGCGAAGTCTATGGTAAAGCTGAAATCACTGAGCGTCATCGTCACCGTTATGAAATGAATAACCGTTTCATTGAGGCGATTGAACAAGCTGGTATGAAGATTTCAGGTTACTCTTCAGCACAACATTTAGTTGAAACTGTAGAAATTCCTGAACATCCTTGGTTTATTGCTGTACAATTCCACCCGGAATTTACAAGTTCACCACGTGATGGACATCCATTATTTGCTAGTTTTATTGACGCTGCAAAAACACAGCATCAAAAAAGTAAATAA